The Streptomyces venezuelae genomic interval CATCCCGTCCGCCGCGATCGCCCGTCCGCGCCGGTCCGGCCAGACCTGGATCTGGTTGATGAGCAGGTCCGTGCCGATCTGCGCGTCCGTGAGCCGGATGCCGTGGCCCACCCGGCAGCGCGGCAGGTGCAGATCGCCCGTCGTGTGCAGCCGGGCGGCCTCCAGGCGCGGGATCGAGCAGGCGACCATCCGCAGGGTGCCGAACTGTGCCTCGGGGAGCACGACCTCGCCGTCGAACCGGCAGCCGTGCAGCTCCACGTACGGTCCTATCGTCCCGCCCGCCAGGTTCAGCACGCCCGTGATCCGCACGCCGCGCAGCTTCAGCGCGGCCACCCGTCCCGACCGGGGCTGCGGCCCGTCGAGCAGCAGAAGGGCCACCACGTCCGCCCGGACGCTCCGCTCCGGTCCCCACTCCCGTGATCCGAACGGGTCGTCCCGCTCGGCGATCCCCTCCGTCAGATCACAGGTCCTGCCGATCCGGAACGCCCGCCACACGGCCCGCTCCGGGCCCGTGAGCCCGTCGGGCATCCCGTCGTCGTGCGGCTCGGTCACGCCGCCCCCCCCTCGCTTCCCACGTCCGCTCCCACGATTTCCCTCGCCGGGATCAGTGGATTCGTACAGCCGTTCTTCCCGCTGAGTGACGGGCTGAACGCTAACGGTCAGCTGTGGCGACAAGACGCCAGTGTGGCGGGTATCAGTCAGTGATTGGCATGTATCAGCTGTTGATACGGGCGATCGTCGTTCTAGGCCGTCTGCGAGAATTGACCCGTGATCTCTCGAATCGATCTGCGCGGTGAGACCCTCCCCGAGGGTTCCGCCCTGCGCGACCTGCTGCCCCGTGCCGAGTTCGACGTGGAAGCCGCCCTGGAGACGGTGCGGCCGATCTGCGAGGACGTCAGGCATCATGGCGCGGCCGCGGTGATCGACTACGGGGAGAAATTCGACCACGTCCGCGTCCCGAGCCTGCGCGTCCCCGCCGAGGCGATCAGCCGCGCCCTCGACGAGCTCGACCCGGCCGTCCGCGCCGCACTGGAGGAGTCCATCCGGCGCGCCCGGCTCGTCCACCGCGAGCAGCGCCGCACCACCCACACCACCCAGGTCGTCCCCGGCGGCACGGTCACCGAGAAGTGGATCCCCGTCGAGCGCGTCGGTCTGTACGTGCCGGGCGGCCGCGCCGTCTACCCGTCCTCCGTCGTGATGAACGTCGTCCCGGCCCAGGAGGCCGGCGTCGAGGGCCTGGCCGTCGCCTCGCCCCCGCAGAAGGAGTTCGGCGGCCTGCCGCACCCGACGATCCTCGCCGCCTGCGCCCTCCTCGGCGTCGACGAGGTGTACGCGGCCGGCGGCGCCCAGGCCATCGCCATGTTCGCGTACGGAACCGCCGACACGGACGCCGAGCGCGGCTGCGCCCCCGTCAACCTGGTCACCGGACCCGGCAACATCTACGTGGCCGCGGCCAAGCGGCTCCTCAAGGGCCGCATCGGCATCGACGCCGAGGCCGGTCCGACGGAGATCGCGATCCTCGCGGACTCCACCGCCGACCCGGTCCACGTCGCCGCCGACCTCATCAGCCAGGCCGAGCACGACCCGATGGCCGCCTCCGTCCTCGTCACCGACTCGGACGAGCTGGCCGCCGCCACCGAGGCCGAACTGAAGACCCAGGTCGCCGCCTCCAAGCACGTCGACGACCGGATCGTCCCGGCCCTCGCCGGCCGCCAGTCCGCGATCGTCCTCGTCCGCGACCTGGCCGACGGCCTCAAGGTCGTCGACGCGTACGGCGCCGAGCACCTGGAGATCCAGACCGCCGACGCCGCCGCCGTCGCCGACCGCGTCCGCAACGCGGGCGCGATCTTCGTCGGCCCCTGGGCACCGGTCTCGCTCGGCGACTACTGCGCCGGCTCCAACCACGTCCTGCCCACCGGCGGCTGCGCCTGCCACTCCTCGGGCCTCTCCGTGCAGTCCTTCCTGCGCGGCGTGCACATCGTGGACTACACGCGGGCCGCCCTCGCCGACGTCGCCCACCACGTGGTGACGCTCGCCGAGGCCGAGGACCTGCCCGCGCACGGCGCGGCGATCAAGGCAAGGTTCGGATGGAAGGTTCCCGAGAGCAAGTGACCGCGAACGACACCGTCCGCATCGACGACCTGCCCGTCCGCGACGAGCTGCGCGGCAAGTCCCCGTACGGCGCGCCCCAGCTCGACGTCCCCGTCCAGCTCAACACCAACGAGAACCCGTACCCGCTGCCCGAGCCCCTGGTGGCCCGGATCGCGGAGCGGGTCGCCGAGGCCGCCCGCGGCCTCAACCGCTACCCCGACCGCGACGCGATCGAGCTGCGCACCGAGCTCGCCGCCTACCTCACCCGGACCGGCAAGCACCGCGTCGGCGTCGAGAACGTGTGGGCGGCCAACGGCTCCAACGAGGTCCTCCAGCAGCTCCTGCAGACCTTCGGCGGCCCCGGCCGTACCGCGATCGGCTTCGAGCCCTCGTACTCGATGCACGCCCTGATCGCCCGCGGCACCGGCACGGGCTGGATCTCCGGCCCGCGCAACGAGGACTTCACGATCGACGTGGCGGCGGCCGGACAGGCCATCGCGGAGAACACGCCGGACGTCGTCTTCATCACCTCTCCCAACAACCCCACCGGCACCGCGGTCGAGGCCGACACCGTCCTCGCCCTGTACGAGGCTGCCCAGGCGGCCAGGCCCTCGATGGTGGTCGTGGACGAGGCGTACGTGGAGTTCAGCCACCGCGACTCGCTGCTGCCGCTCCTCGAAGGCCGGCCGAACCTGGTGGTCTCCCGGACC includes:
- the hisD gene encoding histidinol dehydrogenase, with product MISRIDLRGETLPEGSALRDLLPRAEFDVEAALETVRPICEDVRHHGAAAVIDYGEKFDHVRVPSLRVPAEAISRALDELDPAVRAALEESIRRARLVHREQRRTTHTTQVVPGGTVTEKWIPVERVGLYVPGGRAVYPSSVVMNVVPAQEAGVEGLAVASPPQKEFGGLPHPTILAACALLGVDEVYAAGGAQAIAMFAYGTADTDAERGCAPVNLVTGPGNIYVAAAKRLLKGRIGIDAEAGPTEIAILADSTADPVHVAADLISQAEHDPMAASVLVTDSDELAAATEAELKTQVAASKHVDDRIVPALAGRQSAIVLVRDLADGLKVVDAYGAEHLEIQTADAAAVADRVRNAGAIFVGPWAPVSLGDYCAGSNHVLPTGGCACHSSGLSVQSFLRGVHIVDYTRAALADVAHHVVTLAEAEDLPAHGAAIKARFGWKVPESK
- a CDS encoding histidinol-phosphate transaminase gives rise to the protein MTANDTVRIDDLPVRDELRGKSPYGAPQLDVPVQLNTNENPYPLPEPLVARIAERVAEAARGLNRYPDRDAIELRTELAAYLTRTGKHRVGVENVWAANGSNEVLQQLLQTFGGPGRTAIGFEPSYSMHALIARGTGTGWISGPRNEDFTIDVAAAGQAIAENTPDVVFITSPNNPTGTAVEADTVLALYEAAQAARPSMVVVDEAYVEFSHRDSLLPLLEGRPNLVVSRTMSKAFGAAGLRLGYLAAHPAVVDAVQLVRLPYHLSAVTQATALAALEHTDTLLGYVEQLKVERDRLVTELRALGCEVTESDANFVQFGRFADTHGAWQRILDRGVLVRDNGVPGWLRVTAGTPEENDAFLDAVRELMKEQKR